Proteins from a genomic interval of Mesobacillus sp. S13:
- the recO gene encoding DNA repair protein RecO has translation MLQKCEGIVIRTTNYGENNKIVTLYTREFGKVGVMARGAKKPNSRLSAVTQLFTYGQFLFQASSGLGSLQQGEMISSMRSIREDIFLTAHASYIVDLTDKVTDEKKSNPFMFELLLQTLNFMNEGYDMEILTFIYEMKMLNVQGLYPILDKCANCGNTEGEYHFSIREGGLLCHRCFEMDPYRIRTSPGTVRLLRLFYLLDLSRLGNISVKPETKLELKKVISAYYDEYSGLYLKTRKFLDQMDSFRDQL, from the coding sequence ATGCTGCAGAAATGTGAAGGCATTGTCATTAGAACGACAAATTATGGCGAGAACAATAAAATAGTTACCTTATATACAAGGGAATTTGGTAAAGTTGGTGTGATGGCAAGAGGTGCTAAAAAGCCTAATAGCAGGCTTTCTGCTGTCACCCAACTTTTTACTTACGGGCAGTTTCTTTTTCAGGCAAGTTCAGGTCTGGGCAGTCTGCAGCAGGGGGAAATGATTTCATCCATGAGATCGATCCGGGAGGATATTTTCCTTACTGCGCATGCCAGCTATATTGTCGATTTGACTGATAAAGTGACGGATGAAAAAAAATCCAATCCTTTTATGTTTGAATTGCTTCTCCAGACGTTGAATTTCATGAATGAAGGCTATGATATGGAGATTCTCACTTTTATTTATGAAATGAAAATGCTGAATGTCCAGGGGCTCTATCCCATTTTGGACAAGTGTGCAAATTGTGGCAATACAGAGGGTGAGTACCATTTTTCAATCAGAGAGGGCGGCCTGCTATGCCATCGCTGCTTTGAAATGGATCCATACAGGATCAGGACATCGCCAGGTACTGTAAGACTGCTCCGTTTATTTTACTTGCTGGACCTAAGCCGCCTTGGCAATATATCGGTTAAACCAGAGACAAAGCTAGAGCTGAAAAAGGTAATTTCGGCCTATTACGATGAATATTCTGGACTGTATTTAAAAACAAGGAAATTCCTCGATCAAATGGATTCTTTCAGGGATCAACTGTAA
- a CDS encoding YqzL family protein, with translation MLDFTWKVFSQTGNIDTYLLFKELEKDDQEIPGYQEEELAEIDFPIS, from the coding sequence ATGTTGGATTTTACCTGGAAGGTGTTTTCTCAGACAGGTAACATTGACACATATCTTCTCTTTAAGGAATTAGAGAAAGACGATCAAGAAATACCCGGTTATCAGGAGGAAGAACTAGCAGAAATTGATTTTCCAATCTCATAG
- the era gene encoding GTPase Era, translated as MNFNNQGSNNKSHKSGFISIIGRPNVGKSTFLNRVIGQKIAIMSDKPQTTRNKVQGVLTLDDSQLIFIDTPGIHKPKHRLGDFMMKVAQNTLKEVDLVLFMVNAQEGYGRGEEFIIEKLQNVKTPVFLVINKIDLIHPDELIKLIESYNEKFNFAEIVPISALEGNNVEKLLEQIKVRMPEGPQFYPADQVTDHPERFIVSELIREKALHLTREEIPHSLAVVIEKMERQPEKEMVHVMATIIVERDSQKGIIIGKQGGMLKEIGKRARHDIENLLGTKVFLELWVKVQKDWRNKATQLRDFGFREDEY; from the coding sequence ATGAATTTTAATAATCAAGGCAGTAACAACAAATCTCACAAATCAGGCTTCATTTCCATTATCGGAAGACCTAATGTAGGAAAGTCGACCTTTCTTAACAGGGTGATCGGGCAAAAGATTGCGATCATGAGCGATAAACCGCAAACGACCCGAAATAAGGTGCAGGGTGTCCTTACGCTTGATGATTCACAGTTGATATTCATAGACACACCAGGGATCCATAAACCAAAACACCGTCTTGGCGATTTCATGATGAAGGTAGCACAAAACACATTGAAAGAAGTGGATCTGGTATTGTTCATGGTCAATGCCCAGGAAGGATATGGACGCGGTGAAGAATTTATCATTGAGAAACTTCAGAATGTAAAAACACCCGTTTTCCTTGTCATCAATAAAATCGACCTAATCCATCCGGATGAGCTGATCAAACTAATTGAGTCCTACAATGAAAAGTTCAATTTTGCTGAAATTGTTCCGATATCTGCTCTTGAAGGAAACAATGTCGAAAAGCTTCTCGAGCAAATCAAGGTGAGAATGCCGGAAGGGCCTCAGTTCTATCCCGCTGACCAGGTAACGGACCATCCTGAACGTTTCATTGTTTCTGAATTGATCAGGGAAAAAGCACTGCATTTGACAAGGGAAGAAATTCCTCATTCGCTTGCTGTTGTCATTGAAAAGATGGAACGCCAGCCTGAAAAGGAAATGGTGCATGTCATGGCAACTATTATTGTTGAAAGGGACTCCCAGAAGGGAATCATCATTGGCAAGCAGGGCGGTATGCTGAAGGAAATCGGTAAAAGGGCACGTCATGATATCGAGAATCTGCTCGGTACGAAAGTGTTTCTGGAATTGTGGGTAAAGGTGCAGAAGGATTGGAGAAACAAAGCTACACAGCTGCGTGACTTTGGGTTCAGGGAAGATGAGTATTAA
- a CDS encoding diacylglycerol kinase family protein: protein MAADKQRKHTLASSFKFGFEGIAEAAAKERNVRIHITISVLVTIAGFVFSINKFEWIAIILSIGGMISLEMMNTAIERTVDMYTKEYHPLAKQAKDIAAGAVLVFAIASVLIGILIFLPRLLAWFN from the coding sequence TTGGCCGCTGATAAACAGAGGAAGCATACACTTGCTTCCTCCTTCAAATTTGGTTTCGAGGGAATCGCAGAAGCGGCAGCAAAGGAACGAAATGTCCGAATCCACATAACGATCTCCGTTTTGGTCACTATAGCGGGTTTTGTTTTTTCGATCAACAAGTTCGAATGGATTGCCATTATATTATCCATTGGCGGCATGATCTCGTTGGAAATGATGAATACGGCAATAGAAAGAACGGTTGATATGTATACGAAAGAATATCACCCGCTTGCCAAGCAGGCCAAAGATATCGCTGCCGGTGCCGTCCTGGTTTTTGCAATTGCAAGTGTCTTGATTGGAATCCTTATTTTTCTGCCAAGATTATTAGCATGGTTTAATTAG
- the ybeY gene encoding rRNA maturation RNase YbeY, with protein MSLEIDFLDEVNELSDQEINDIEKLLNYAAEKENVQEGSELSVTFVSNDRIQEINREYRDKDRPTDVISFALEEMGEGELEIVGVDIPRILGDIIISIPKAREQAEEYNHSFMRELGFLAVHGLLHLLGYDHMNEQDEKQMFDRQKEILDGFGLGR; from the coding sequence ATGAGTTTAGAAATCGATTTTTTGGATGAAGTAAATGAATTATCTGATCAGGAAATAAATGACATAGAAAAATTATTGAATTATGCGGCAGAGAAGGAGAATGTCCAGGAGGGCAGTGAACTTTCCGTAACATTCGTGTCGAATGACAGAATTCAGGAAATCAACCGTGAATACCGTGACAAGGATCGGCCTACTGATGTCATTTCATTTGCTCTTGAGGAAATGGGTGAAGGAGAGTTGGAGATTGTGGGTGTGGATATACCAAGGATCCTGGGTGACATCATTATTTCCATTCCAAAAGCAAGGGAACAGGCGGAAGAATATAACCATTCATTCATGCGGGAACTTGGCTTCCTTGCGGTCCATGGCCTCCTGCATTTATTAGGCTATGACCATATGAATGAACAGGATGAAAAACAGATGTTTGACAGACAAAAAGAAATACTGGATGGGTTTGGGCTTGGCCGCTGA